The following are encoded together in the Pseudomonas maumuensis genome:
- a CDS encoding LysR substrate-binding domain-containing protein: protein MSSRWEGIDEFVAVAESGQFTAAAERLGVSSSHISRQIARLEERLQTRLLYRSTRRVTLSEAGQTFLQHCQRLQDGREEALRAMGDLASEPKGLLRMTCAVAYGERFIVPLVTRFMALYPQLRVEVELSNRTLDLLHEGMDLAIRLGRLQDSRLVATRLAPRRMFLCASPAYLERYGRPHSVSELARHNCLVGSSDLWALQQEGREISQRVQGNWRCNSGQAVLDAALQGMGLCQLPDYYVLEHLHSGALVSLLEGHQPPNTAVWALYPQQRHLSPKVRRLVDYLKEGLAQLPEYRITPL, encoded by the coding sequence ATGAGCAGCCGCTGGGAAGGCATCGACGAATTCGTTGCGGTGGCCGAATCGGGCCAGTTCACCGCCGCCGCCGAACGCCTGGGCGTGTCGTCCTCGCACATCAGCCGGCAGATCGCCCGTCTGGAAGAGCGCCTGCAGACTCGCCTGCTGTACCGCAGCACGCGGCGGGTGACCCTCAGCGAAGCCGGGCAGACCTTTCTCCAGCACTGCCAGCGCCTGCAGGATGGCCGCGAGGAAGCGCTGCGCGCCATGGGCGACCTGGCCAGCGAACCCAAGGGCCTGCTGCGCATGACCTGCGCGGTGGCCTATGGCGAGCGTTTCATCGTGCCGCTGGTGACGCGTTTCATGGCGCTGTACCCGCAGTTGCGGGTGGAAGTGGAACTGAGCAACCGCACCTTAGACCTACTGCACGAAGGCATGGACCTGGCGATTCGCCTGGGCCGCCTGCAGGACTCCCGGCTGGTGGCCACGCGCCTGGCGCCGCGGCGCATGTTCCTGTGCGCCTCGCCGGCTTACCTGGAACGTTATGGGCGGCCGCACAGCGTTTCGGAATTGGCGCGGCACAATTGCCTGGTCGGCAGCTCCGACCTGTGGGCGCTGCAGCAGGAGGGTCGCGAGATCAGTCAGCGGGTGCAAGGCAACTGGCGCTGCAACAGCGGCCAGGCGGTGCTGGATGCGGCGCTGCAGGGGATGGGCTTGTGCCAGTTGCCGGACTACTACGTGCTCGAGCACTTGCACAGCGGGGCGCTGGTGTCGTTGCTGGAGGGGCACCAACCGCCGAATACAGCAGTGTGGGCGTTGTATCCGCAACAACGGCATCTGTCACCGAAGGTGCGGCGGTTGGTGGACTACCTCAAGGAAGGGTTGGCGCAGTTGCCGGAATATCGCATCACGCCTTTGTAG